In the Natronobacterium texcoconense genome, one interval contains:
- a CDS encoding carboxymuconolactone decarboxylase family protein: MARIEYADPEDLPPEKRELLDTLSDDESGSDEHSLEGGTLNVYRTMGRNVDLLEAFRDYGSTVWQESGLTDHQREFAILATGYYAETSYEWQQHVRVALDAGMTPEQIAAISAEELDRLEPEHAAIVEYVEAFVEGSVDDGTHERLAEHYDEERILGIGMLAGCYLGLARVLQALDVDLEAPFVGWELEDL, from the coding sequence ATGGCACGAATCGAGTACGCCGATCCGGAAGATCTGCCACCCGAAAAGCGCGAACTTCTCGACACGCTCTCGGACGACGAGAGCGGGTCGGACGAACACTCCCTCGAGGGCGGCACCCTCAACGTCTACCGAACGATGGGGCGCAACGTCGACTTGCTCGAGGCGTTCCGTGACTATGGATCCACGGTCTGGCAGGAGAGCGGGCTCACCGATCACCAGCGGGAGTTCGCCATTTTGGCGACGGGCTACTACGCGGAGACGAGCTACGAGTGGCAACAGCACGTCCGTGTCGCGCTGGATGCGGGGATGACGCCCGAACAGATCGCTGCGATTTCAGCGGAGGAACTCGATCGGCTCGAGCCCGAACACGCGGCTATCGTCGAGTACGTCGAGGCGTTCGTCGAGGGATCGGTCGACGACGGGACTCACGAACGGCTGGCCGAGCACTACGACGAGGAGCGGATTCTCGGCATCGGGATGCTCGCGGGCTGTTACCTCGGACTCGCTCGAGTGCTCCAGGCGCTCGACGTCGACCTCGAGGCCCCGTTCGTCGGCTGGGAGCTCGAGGACCTGTAA
- a CDS encoding VOC family protein has translation MTASESDTSDDDPDRARLVGSNHVALEVGDVEEALEFYESLFRFELRGRSDTKVFLDMGDQFVALAETDEATVETDDARHFGLVVDDAETVEARLEETDVERLDVPGLEFHDPWGNRVQIVDYEEIQFTKADHVLKGMGLEGLEKSEGALEELAEKGMAPDSG, from the coding sequence GTGACCGCTTCTGAATCCGACACCAGTGACGACGATCCGGATCGCGCTCGACTCGTCGGCAGTAACCACGTCGCCCTCGAGGTCGGCGACGTGGAAGAGGCCCTCGAGTTCTACGAGTCGCTATTCCGGTTCGAACTCCGCGGCCGAAGCGACACCAAGGTGTTTCTCGACATGGGTGACCAGTTCGTCGCACTCGCCGAAACCGACGAGGCAACGGTCGAGACGGACGACGCTCGCCACTTCGGGCTCGTCGTCGACGACGCCGAGACCGTCGAAGCGCGACTCGAGGAGACTGACGTCGAACGACTGGACGTTCCCGGTCTCGAGTTCCACGATCCGTGGGGAAACCGCGTCCAGATCGTCGACTACGAGGAGATCCAGTTCACGAAAGCCGACCATGTCCTCAAGGGGATGGGCCTCGAGGGACTCGAGAAGTCCGAAGGAGCACTCGAGGAGCTTGCGGAAAAGGGGATGGCTCCCGACTCCGGTTAA
- a CDS encoding CopG family transcriptional regulator encodes MGNKNKTISFRVNEDAFESLQDIAEERDISLSAVFRDYVDLLVEHDGQVAVVPESELESRTITDSDEDDASFPPSVEVPKSFIREHERLELEAEHLREQLDEYKAYVNGLQDRLEDEEEEVLLLDDLDEDEETYQLR; translated from the coding sequence ATGGGCAACAAGAACAAGACCATCTCGTTTCGCGTGAACGAGGACGCGTTCGAATCGCTCCAGGACATCGCCGAGGAGCGCGACATCTCGTTGTCCGCTGTTTTCCGTGACTACGTCGACCTGCTGGTCGAACACGACGGCCAGGTGGCGGTCGTGCCGGAGTCGGAACTCGAGTCTCGAACGATCACGGACTCCGACGAGGACGACGCCTCGTTCCCACCGAGCGTCGAGGTACCCAAGAGCTTCATCCGGGAACACGAACGGCTGGAACTCGAGGCCGAACACCTCCGGGAACAGCTCGACGAGTACAAGGCGTACGTCAACGGCCTGCAGGATCGGCTGGAAGACGAAGAAGAGGAAGTCCTCCTGCTCGACGATCTGGACGAGGACGAGGAAACGTACCAGCTTCGATAA
- a CDS encoding cupin domain-containing protein: MGKTNADDLEWSTLERGETKFRRKQLAAAAGGEELGCSLYELPEGRRSWPYHYHTGNEEALFVLEGTGTLRLDGETLSLEDGDYVALPRGEDGAHRIVNDSDGPLRYLMLSTMTDPDVTVYPDSGKVGVFAGSPPGGDGDRTVSGYFREDDAVSYWEDEEQES, from the coding sequence ATGGGAAAGACGAACGCGGACGACCTCGAGTGGTCCACCCTCGAGCGCGGTGAGACGAAGTTCCGTCGAAAGCAACTCGCTGCGGCCGCTGGCGGCGAGGAACTCGGCTGTAGCCTCTACGAACTCCCCGAGGGACGCCGCTCGTGGCCCTACCACTACCACACCGGCAACGAGGAAGCGCTGTTCGTCCTCGAGGGAACCGGCACCCTGCGACTCGACGGCGAGACGCTCTCGCTCGAGGACGGCGATTACGTCGCCCTCCCGAGGGGCGAAGACGGCGCACACAGGATCGTCAACGACTCGGATGGGCCGCTACGCTACCTGATGCTCTCGACGATGACCGATCCCGACGTCACCGTCTATCCGGACTCCGGGAAGGTCGGCGTCTTCGCCGGTTCGCCACCTGGCGGCGACGGCGACCGGACCGTCAGCGGCTACTTCCGGGAGGACGACGCCGTCAGCTACTGGGAAGACGAAGAACAGGAGTCCTGA
- a CDS encoding VOC family protein, giving the protein MVTDTPGIHHVTGIVGDAQEAVDFYTGVLGLRLVTLTVNFEDILQHHLYFGDATGSPGTVFTCFPDPHGDTGRVGRPQVETASFLVPDDALEYWRDRLEKRERDVQSVERFDDRALRFEDPVGTRLELVAGTTDELAAAGDPWTDGSVPADAAVRGLHGVSVLSVNPYATAGTLETLGFEYEGERDDRVRYRAPGARATVVDVLDRDAPYGREGTGTIHHVAVRVESEDDLHEWRELFDDRGYDVSRVKDRHFFHSLYVREPGGVLFELATETDGVATTDENDLEPSIYLPDWFEPDRDLIESQLPELTVPLNGGPSDERR; this is encoded by the coding sequence ATGGTTACGGATACGCCGGGAATTCACCACGTTACGGGAATCGTCGGTGATGCCCAGGAAGCCGTCGACTTCTACACTGGCGTCCTGGGTCTCCGACTCGTCACCCTGACGGTGAACTTCGAGGATATCCTCCAGCACCACCTCTACTTCGGCGACGCTACGGGATCGCCGGGGACGGTGTTCACCTGCTTTCCCGACCCGCACGGCGACACGGGTCGCGTCGGGAGGCCACAGGTCGAAACGGCGTCGTTTCTGGTCCCCGACGACGCCCTCGAGTACTGGCGCGACCGACTCGAGAAACGAGAGAGAGACGTCCAGTCGGTCGAGCGATTCGACGACCGCGCGCTCCGGTTCGAGGATCCGGTCGGGACGCGCCTCGAACTGGTCGCTGGAACGACCGACGAACTCGCGGCTGCCGGCGATCCGTGGACTGACGGCTCCGTCCCGGCCGACGCTGCCGTCCGTGGACTCCACGGGGTCTCGGTGCTGTCGGTCAACCCGTACGCGACCGCGGGCACGCTCGAGACGCTCGGATTCGAGTACGAAGGCGAACGGGACGACCGTGTCCGGTACCGGGCACCGGGAGCCCGGGCGACGGTCGTGGACGTCCTCGACCGTGACGCACCGTACGGCCGCGAGGGAACGGGGACGATCCACCACGTCGCAGTCCGCGTCGAGAGCGAAGACGACCTGCACGAGTGGCGCGAACTCTTCGACGACCGCGGGTACGACGTCTCCCGCGTGAAGGACAGACACTTCTTCCACTCGCTGTACGTCCGCGAGCCCGGCGGCGTCCTCTTCGAACTGGCGACCGAGACGGACGGCGTCGCCACGACTGACGAGAACGACCTCGAGCCGTCGATATACCTCCCGGACTGGTTCGAGCCGGATCGCGACCTGATCGAGAGCCAGTTGCCAGAGTTGACGGTTCCGCTGAATGGAGGACCCAGCGATGAACGACGATAG
- a CDS encoding alpha/beta hydrolase gives MNDDSESDASRRTRRSVPGPHGGQPVVTAGAPALAADAALVLCHGRGATAQGVVNLLEPVYRHGVTVIAPQAERSRWFPTPASAPRSDNEPWLTSSVECVDAALEAAREIDVPAHRTVIGGFSQGACVAAEFVRRRPARYGGLCCLSGTLPGSKADDLSIDTDSDGNAALEGTPVLVGYGEDDPYVDSDRVAETVRTFEEAGATVDERAYAGVGHEVTDDEFDAIGALLERILEDAA, from the coding sequence ATGAACGACGATAGCGAAAGCGACGCCTCGAGGCGAACGCGACGGTCAGTTCCGGGTCCACACGGCGGACAACCCGTCGTCACCGCGGGCGCACCTGCACTGGCCGCGGACGCCGCCCTCGTTCTCTGTCACGGCCGTGGTGCGACCGCACAGGGCGTCGTCAACCTGTTGGAGCCGGTCTATCGCCACGGCGTTACCGTCATTGCGCCCCAGGCCGAGCGAAGCCGCTGGTTTCCCACCCCCGCGTCGGCACCACGGTCCGACAACGAGCCGTGGCTCACCTCGAGCGTCGAGTGCGTCGACGCTGCGCTCGAGGCTGCCCGGGAAATCGACGTTCCCGCCCATCGAACCGTCATCGGCGGCTTCTCGCAGGGTGCCTGCGTCGCCGCCGAGTTCGTCCGCCGCCGACCGGCGCGGTACGGTGGCCTCTGTTGTTTGTCGGGAACGCTACCGGGATCGAAAGCAGACGACCTGTCGATCGACACCGATTCCGACGGTAACGCGGCTCTCGAAGGGACGCCCGTACTCGTCGGCTACGGCGAAGACGATCCGTACGTCGATTCCGACCGCGTCGCGGAGACGGTTCGAACGTTCGAGGAGGCTGGAGCCACCGTCGACGAACGCGCCTACGCCGGTGTCGGCCACGAGGTCACCGACGACGAGTTCGACGCGATCGGTGCGTTGCTCGAGCGGATTCTCGAGGACGCAGCGTGA
- a CDS encoding SOUL family heme-binding protein, whose amino-acid sequence MVRKSSLALALAGGLAGVAGIVTASGLWSFYQRRTTETVPYTVVDRVGEFELRRYPPTILVETTAASDREAFRRLFRYISGENESADSVSMTAPVELGAESQQIPMTAPVETASSDGEEVRMAFYLPQEYDLESAPRPTSDDVELVTAPERILAVRRFAGRRTDDRVARESERLLETLERAGLTPAREPFYMGYDAPWTLPFLRRNEVATRVEYGVGP is encoded by the coding sequence ATGGTTCGGAAATCGTCACTTGCTCTGGCGCTGGCTGGCGGTCTCGCCGGTGTCGCGGGTATCGTCACCGCCAGTGGCCTCTGGAGTTTCTACCAGCGACGAACGACCGAGACCGTCCCGTACACGGTCGTCGACCGCGTGGGTGAGTTCGAACTCCGTCGGTATCCGCCGACGATTCTCGTCGAGACGACCGCCGCTTCCGATCGCGAGGCGTTCCGCCGACTGTTCCGGTACATCAGCGGCGAAAACGAGAGCGCCGACTCCGTCTCGATGACTGCACCCGTCGAACTCGGCGCGGAAAGCCAGCAGATACCGATGACGGCACCGGTCGAAACCGCCTCGAGTGACGGTGAAGAAGTCCGGATGGCGTTCTATCTCCCGCAAGAGTACGATCTCGAGTCGGCGCCTCGGCCGACGAGCGACGATGTCGAACTCGTCACCGCTCCCGAACGGATCCTCGCCGTTCGCCGGTTCGCCGGCCGCCGTACCGACGACCGCGTGGCCCGCGAGAGCGAGCGACTTCTGGAAACGCTCGAGCGTGCGGGCCTCACACCTGCCCGAGAACCGTTCTACATGGGATACGACGCCCCCTGGACGCTCCCGTTCCTCCGGCGCAACGAGGTCGCGACTCGCGTCGAGTACGGCGTGGGCCCCTGA
- a CDS encoding MogA/MoaB family molybdenum cofactor biosynthesis protein — MPTDRSDRRSTDDHGHDIIDPLYVGIVTVSSSRAQADEEDPDDPGGDTIQECFEAEGHEVQERLLVRDDYSSIRTTVRGLVARRDIDVVVTTGGTGVTADDVSPEATSSLFERELPGFGERFRALSWEEIGTRAIASRATAGIAVDTPVFCIPGSTGACQTACEELIVPETPHLAGLATSHRKETTDQSLSEYGNDG; from the coding sequence ATGCCAACCGACCGCAGCGATCGACGCAGCACGGACGACCACGGTCACGATATCATCGATCCGCTCTACGTCGGAATCGTGACGGTCTCGAGTTCACGCGCACAGGCGGACGAGGAGGATCCCGACGATCCCGGCGGCGACACCATCCAGGAGTGTTTCGAGGCCGAAGGCCACGAGGTCCAGGAACGACTGCTCGTCCGGGACGACTACTCGTCGATTCGAACGACGGTACGGGGACTCGTCGCTCGGCGGGACATCGACGTCGTCGTCACGACCGGCGGGACGGGCGTCACGGCCGACGACGTCTCGCCGGAGGCGACCTCGTCGCTGTTCGAGCGCGAACTGCCCGGCTTCGGCGAACGGTTTCGGGCCCTTTCGTGGGAGGAGATCGGGACTCGAGCGATCGCCTCGCGTGCAACAGCCGGCATCGCCGTCGACACGCCGGTGTTCTGTATTCCCGGAAGTACCGGCGCGTGCCAGACTGCCTGTGAAGAACTCATCGTCCCCGAAACGCCTCACCTCGCGGGACTGGCGACGAGCCACCGCAAAGAGACGACCGACCAGTCGCTGTCGGAGTACGGAAACGACGGGTAG
- a CDS encoding ABC transporter ATP-binding protein — protein sequence MTDSTSGTADREPLLSVENLKTHIRADDHTVHAVDGVSFTVDPGETVCLVGESGSGKSVTCESLTRIVPEPPAKLVGGTVRFDDVPLHDATEDRLREIRGNRIAHVFQQPQEALDPVYTVGDQIVETIQIHEDCATAEARTRAIELLREVGIPQAERRVDDYPHEFSQGMAQRVAIAIALAADPDLLIADEPTTAVDVTVQARLIELLRTLTDGDVAVLLITHDFRVVASLADRVLVMYGGTIVERGPVTDVFDRPAHPYTQALFESYEGVTRRSSRYARADVPTTGCRYRKECPHAVDDCAGGEQPTFYSPPGRDRGRHEISCVHYAPDGEPSEILTDGAVAGTTGGETDD from the coding sequence ATGACCGACTCGACGTCCGGAACGGCCGACCGGGAACCGCTGCTCTCGGTCGAGAACCTGAAGACACACATTCGAGCCGACGACCACACGGTTCACGCGGTCGACGGCGTGAGCTTCACCGTCGACCCTGGTGAGACGGTCTGTCTCGTCGGCGAATCCGGCAGCGGGAAGAGCGTCACCTGCGAGTCGCTCACCCGGATCGTCCCAGAACCGCCGGCGAAACTCGTCGGCGGCACCGTCCGCTTCGACGACGTTCCGCTTCACGACGCGACGGAAGACCGACTCCGAGAGATTCGAGGAAACCGCATCGCACACGTCTTCCAGCAACCACAGGAGGCGCTCGATCCCGTCTACACCGTCGGCGATCAGATCGTCGAAACCATCCAGATCCACGAGGACTGTGCGACGGCCGAGGCTCGAACCCGCGCGATCGAACTCCTCCGCGAGGTCGGCATCCCACAGGCCGAACGCCGCGTCGACGACTACCCCCACGAGTTCTCGCAGGGGATGGCACAGCGGGTCGCCATCGCCATCGCGCTGGCAGCCGACCCCGACCTGTTGATCGCCGACGAACCGACGACCGCCGTCGACGTGACCGTCCAGGCACGACTGATCGAACTCCTCCGGACGCTGACCGACGGCGACGTCGCAGTCCTACTGATCACCCACGACTTCCGCGTGGTCGCCTCGCTCGCCGATCGCGTGCTGGTCATGTACGGCGGAACGATCGTCGAGCGCGGACCAGTCACCGACGTATTCGACCGGCCGGCACACCCCTACACGCAGGCGCTGTTCGAGAGCTACGAGGGCGTTACACGTCGCTCCAGTCGCTACGCTCGAGCAGACGTCCCGACCACGGGCTGTCGATACCGGAAGGAGTGTCCCCACGCTGTCGACGACTGTGCCGGTGGCGAACAGCCGACATTTTATTCACCACCCGGCCGGGATCGGGGCCGGCACGAAATCTCCTGCGTCCACTACGCACCCGACGGCGAGCCGAGCGAGATCCTCACGGACGGCGCCGTCGCCGGGACGACCGGAGGTGAGACGGATGACTGA
- a CDS encoding ABC transporter permease, with product MTFLRILAKRFVAGLVTAWAVLTTVFLAFSATEDWVASRIEGRIRHASGGFDPIPEEELEQQLEEAMAQHAGPRDLDRPLRERYVDWMGNMATFDWGYSHETGEAVFPLVMSATARTATYVLPAIVLAVALGMAIGLYAALRPESRLADSSRIGSYVLFAAPGFWIGGLLLSSAQEEVIGPSPLLFDHVLPIVLVAVTLLGGYVSYSRAHALEYAAADFVTLVEAKGGGPLLVARHVVRNAAIPLFSMLFTEALGLLVIGIFVIEVLFGIEGFGLTFFFAIDARDVPVLLGSTMVIIAVGILGNIVQDLSYQFLDPRVDG from the coding sequence ATGACGTTCCTCCGAATCCTCGCCAAACGGTTCGTCGCAGGGCTGGTGACCGCCTGGGCCGTCCTGACGACCGTTTTTCTGGCTTTCTCGGCAACAGAGGACTGGGTCGCTTCCCGAATCGAGGGACGGATCCGCCACGCCAGCGGCGGCTTCGACCCGATTCCAGAGGAGGAACTCGAACAACAACTCGAGGAAGCGATGGCCCAGCACGCCGGTCCTAGAGACCTCGACCGACCGCTTCGCGAGCGGTACGTCGACTGGATGGGGAACATGGCGACGTTCGACTGGGGCTACTCTCACGAGACCGGCGAGGCGGTGTTCCCGCTCGTAATGAGCGCAACGGCCCGGACCGCAACGTACGTCCTTCCTGCGATCGTCCTCGCAGTGGCGCTGGGAATGGCCATCGGCCTCTACGCTGCACTCCGACCCGAGAGCCGACTCGCCGACTCGAGTCGAATCGGCTCGTACGTCCTCTTTGCAGCCCCCGGGTTCTGGATCGGTGGGTTGCTCCTCTCGTCCGCCCAGGAGGAAGTCATCGGCCCAAGCCCGTTGCTGTTCGATCACGTTCTCCCGATCGTACTCGTAGCGGTGACGCTGCTGGGCGGCTACGTCAGCTACTCGCGAGCACACGCACTCGAGTACGCGGCCGCGGATTTCGTCACGCTGGTCGAGGCGAAGGGAGGCGGTCCGTTGCTCGTCGCACGCCACGTCGTCCGAAATGCGGCGATACCGCTGTTCTCGATGCTGTTTACCGAGGCGCTCGGTCTGCTCGTCATCGGTATCTTCGTCATCGAGGTGTTGTTCGGAATCGAGGGGTTCGGACTGACGTTCTTCTTCGCTATCGACGCTCGCGACGTGCCGGTCCTGCTCGGCTCGACCATGGTCATCATCGCGGTCGGGATCCTCGGAAACATCGTTCAGGATCTGTCCTACCAGTTCCTCGATCCGCGCGTCGACGGGTGA
- a CDS encoding DUF5814 domain-containing protein has product MAITDKIYVKNHRQLSSQLETNIPKGAFKGATLDMLFQGEGLEKLDDATQERVLDFSSDFLDCACDNNPYCGCPERKFVQYLLDLRAQGLGPDAIVDVMTDDYMVYAYPGDVLSFLDDGVRTLEAAEALAGVEGDGEKRDEIRQAKQELER; this is encoded by the coding sequence GTGGCCATCACCGACAAGATCTACGTCAAGAACCACCGCCAGCTCAGCTCCCAGCTCGAGACGAATATCCCCAAGGGCGCGTTCAAGGGGGCGACCCTCGACATGCTCTTCCAGGGCGAGGGCTTAGAGAAACTCGACGACGCAACCCAGGAGCGGGTACTGGACTTCTCGAGTGACTTTCTGGACTGTGCGTGTGACAACAACCCCTACTGTGGCTGCCCGGAACGGAAGTTCGTCCAGTACCTGCTGGACCTGCGCGCACAGGGGCTGGGACCCGATGCCATCGTCGACGTGATGACCGACGACTACATGGTCTATGCCTATCCCGGCGACGTCCTCTCCTTCCTGGACGACGGCGTCCGTACGCTCGAGGCGGCAGAAGCACTCGCAGGCGTCGAAGGAGACGGTGAGAAGCGAGACGAGATCCGGCAGGCAAAGCAGGAACTCGAGCGGTAG
- a CDS encoding replication factor A (Replication protein A protects and stabilize the intermediate ssDNA that is generated by the unwinding action of a DNA helicase at the replication fork. In addition, SSBs prevent the formation of secondary structures by single-stranded template DNA.) has translation MSDVRQHAEDIHEQFSDHIDVSVDEIEDRLTTLVDEYKVPTDEARRSVTNHYLEEADLEREDIASGSSDDAKIEDVDEPEQWIDLTAKVIELWDPRSDSVAQVGLLGDPTGTIKFTKWAKSDLPALEEGGVYELRNIVTDEYQGRYSVKLNSTTVIEELEEDIEVGDDTSEIEGALVDMQSGSGLIKRCPKEDCTRVLQNGRCNEHGEVEGEFDLRIKAVVDDGIDAHEVIFDKDATEELTGLSLEEAKDMAMDALDTTIVADEIADDVVGTYYRIEGPTFGRYVLADEVEELDGPADAEDLLIKARSM, from the coding sequence ATGAGCGACGTACGACAGCACGCCGAGGACATACACGAGCAGTTTTCAGACCATATAGACGTCAGCGTCGACGAGATCGAGGACCGCCTGACGACACTCGTCGACGAGTACAAAGTGCCGACCGACGAGGCACGCCGCAGCGTCACCAACCACTACCTCGAGGAGGCAGACCTCGAGCGCGAAGACATTGCGAGCGGCTCGAGCGACGACGCCAAAATCGAGGACGTCGACGAACCCGAGCAGTGGATCGACCTCACCGCCAAGGTCATCGAACTCTGGGACCCACGGAGCGACTCGGTCGCCCAGGTCGGGCTGCTGGGCGACCCCACGGGAACGATCAAGTTCACCAAGTGGGCCAAGTCCGACCTGCCCGCACTCGAGGAAGGCGGTGTCTACGAGCTTCGTAACATCGTCACCGACGAGTATCAGGGCCGATACTCGGTCAAACTCAACTCGACGACGGTGATCGAGGAACTCGAGGAAGATATCGAAGTCGGCGACGACACCAGCGAGATCGAAGGCGCGCTCGTCGACATGCAAAGCGGCAGCGGACTGATCAAGCGCTGTCCGAAGGAAGATTGTACCCGCGTCCTCCAGAACGGCCGCTGTAACGAACACGGCGAGGTCGAAGGCGAGTTCGACCTCCGGATCAAGGCCGTCGTCGACGACGGCATCGACGCCCACGAAGTCATCTTCGACAAGGACGCCACCGAGGAACTGACGGGGCTCAGTCTCGAGGAAGCCAAGGACATGGCGATGGACGCACTCGACACGACGATCGTCGCGGACGAGATCGCCGACGACGTCGTCGGCACCTACTACCGGATCGAAGGGCCGACCTTCGGCCGCTACGTGCTCGCCGACGAGGTCGAGGAACTGGACGGACCAGCCGATGCGGAGGACCTGCTGATCAAAGCGAGGTCGATGTAA
- a CDS encoding ABC transporter permease, translated as MSGTGTSQTDTNSRFEDVDWDEINRSRRFVTPARATLLIGLAIVGALFLYDSLVAHVYLIADWRSDWIDWVFLVSIVVVLAYGIVPALERRRTVVRTLRRLRSRPLVLSAGGYLVLLGIVGLLWPLLDPGSSPTVYHYNPPVGFTSEVHAQCFGSTAGDPLDETCYGTLQYPLGTDSMGERTELLVLAGARPALYVLAIGGVLVVPIATAVGVIAGLRGGLVDKLLMSYVDLQLSIPAILIYFVVYMYYGPSLLVLLLAFGLFSWGGIARLVRSEVLQRRDDGHVTVARSLGASELYVVKRHVLPNITNTLLPAVCHLLALLVLYEAGVAFLGFHEASVDSWGSTISQSITAEIAGQHQTRASVPAYQIWWLSTLPALALTLTMVSFKLLGDGLRDALDPRGERR; from the coding sequence ATGAGTGGTACTGGCACGTCACAAACTGACACGAACTCCCGTTTCGAGGATGTCGACTGGGACGAGATCAATCGGTCGAGACGATTCGTCACGCCCGCACGAGCGACGCTTCTGATCGGCCTCGCAATCGTCGGTGCACTCTTTCTCTACGACAGTCTGGTCGCTCACGTCTACCTGATCGCCGACTGGCGCAGCGACTGGATCGACTGGGTGTTTCTCGTCTCCATCGTCGTCGTTCTCGCGTACGGTATCGTCCCCGCACTCGAGCGTCGACGGACGGTCGTCAGGACGCTCCGCCGACTCCGCTCACGACCGCTGGTGCTGTCGGCAGGCGGCTACCTCGTGCTGCTCGGTATCGTCGGCCTCCTCTGGCCGCTTCTCGATCCGGGCTCGAGTCCGACGGTCTATCACTACAACCCGCCCGTCGGCTTTACGAGTGAGGTCCACGCGCAGTGTTTCGGCTCGACGGCTGGCGATCCGCTCGACGAGACCTGCTACGGAACGTTGCAGTATCCGCTCGGGACCGACAGTATGGGTGAGCGAACCGAACTGCTCGTGCTCGCTGGCGCTCGACCGGCGCTGTACGTGCTCGCTATCGGCGGTGTTCTCGTCGTCCCCATCGCGACCGCCGTGGGCGTGATCGCCGGACTTCGGGGAGGACTCGTCGACAAGCTACTGATGTCGTACGTCGACCTACAGCTCTCGATCCCGGCGATTCTCATCTACTTCGTCGTCTACATGTACTACGGGCCGTCGTTGCTGGTGTTGTTGCTCGCGTTCGGGCTGTTCAGCTGGGGTGGTATCGCCCGTCTGGTCAGAAGCGAGGTGCTACAGCGTCGCGACGACGGACACGTGACCGTCGCACGCAGTCTCGGCGCGTCGGAGCTGTACGTCGTCAAGCGTCACGTGCTTCCGAACATCACCAATACGCTGTTGCCGGCAGTCTGTCACCTCCTCGCGTTGCTCGTCCTCTACGAGGCAGGCGTCGCGTTTCTCGGCTTCCACGAGGCGAGCGTCGACTCCTGGGGATCGACCATCAGCCAATCGATCACCGCGGAGATAGCCGGCCAGCATCAGACGCGGGCGTCGGTTCCCGCCTACCAGATCTGGTGGCTATCCACGCTCCCCGCGCTGGCACTGACGCTGACGATGGTCTCGTTCAAACTCCTCGGGGACGGACTCCGGGACGCCCTCGATCCGCGAGGTGAGCGCCGATGA
- a CDS encoding RPA family protein gives MSQAELTREVARRVFASEFNDSTYSFKESDDERAPNYALMPTGDRANRVFFVGTLTETEDVGEDSEYWRGRVVDPTGTFFVYAGQYQPEAAAALRDTEPPAYVSVVGKPRTYETEDGTVNVSVRPESISVVDEATRDRWVVETAERTLERIEAFQEWEAEQEAPESGSTAPTNEYAQMSRERYDSPVENYRRDVIQALEQLEEVDDAEATA, from the coding sequence ATGAGCCAGGCAGAACTCACCCGCGAAGTCGCACGCCGCGTCTTCGCCTCGGAATTCAACGACTCGACGTATTCGTTCAAGGAAAGCGACGACGAACGCGCGCCCAACTACGCGCTCATGCCGACGGGCGACCGCGCGAACCGCGTGTTCTTCGTTGGAACGCTCACCGAAACCGAAGACGTCGGCGAGGACAGCGAGTACTGGCGCGGCCGGGTCGTCGACCCGACCGGGACGTTCTTCGTCTACGCCGGCCAGTACCAGCCGGAAGCAGCCGCAGCGCTCCGCGATACCGAGCCGCCGGCCTACGTCTCCGTCGTCGGCAAACCCCGAACCTACGAGACCGAAGACGGCACCGTCAACGTCTCCGTCCGACCCGAATCCATCTCGGTCGTCGACGAGGCGACCCGCGATCGCTGGGTCGTCGAAACCGCCGAACGCACCTTAGAGCGCATCGAGGCGTTCCAGGAGTGGGAAGCCGAACAGGAAGCACCCGAGAGCGGGTCGACCGCGCCGACCAACGAGTACGCCCAGATGTCCCGCGAGCGGTACGACTCCCCGGTCGAGAACTACCGCCGCGACGTCATCCAGGCACTCGAGCAGCTCGAGGAAGTCGACGACGCCGAAGCGACGGCATAG